The Elusimicrobiota bacterium sequence AACGGACCCTCGCCGACGCGCGCCGCCTTTGGAAACGCGCGGCCCGGCCCAACGTCATGATCAAGATTCCCGCCACCAAAGAGGGCCTTCCCGCCATCGAACGGTGCCTGGCCGACGGAATTCCGATCAACGTCACCCTGATCTTCTCCATCGAGCGTTATCGGGAAGTTTTGGAAGCCCATCGCAGGGCCATGGAAACACGATTGGTGGAGGGAAAATCCCTCGCGGTCTCCACGGTGGCGAGTTTCTTTGTCAGCCGGATCGACGCGCTCATCGACAAATTGATCCAAGAAAGGATCCAGGCCTCGTCCAGTTCGACCGAAAAGGACCAATTGTTGGAACTTCTGGGAAAAACGGCCGTGGCGAGCGCCAAAACGGCCTATCAGGTTTTCAAGACAATGACCGGGAGCCCCGCCTGGGCTCCTCTCCGCAAAAAGGGCGTGAGGTTCCAGCGCCCCCTGTGGGCCAGCACCAGCACCAAGAACCCCCATTATCCGGACCTTCTTTATGTGGACAGCTTGATCGGTCCCGACACCGTCAACACTCTTCCGCCCCAAACGCTGGAAGCGTTCCTGGACCATGGGACCGTCGCCGACACCCTGGAGAAAGGGACCGACGAGGCGCGGAAGGTCCTGGAACGTTTAAAAGTCCACAAGATCGATCTTCTTCAAGCGACGGAGACCCTCGAAACGGAGGGCGTCAAACTTTTCGCTGAGGCCTATCATAAATTGATCGCGGGACTGCTGGCCAAGAAGAATGCGCTTCTGACTCCCGGCGCCAAGAAATAGCGGCCCCATGATGGCTGAAACGAAAACCGCCATGGACGTGGATGCCCAGAAGAACGCGTGTCGCGGAGATAACCGCGCGCGGAGTCCTCGTCACCCGTTAACCTTTTCCTCGGTTGTGAAAAACTGATGGACATCGGCTTCGTTGGACTTGGGCGCATGGGCGCCAATATGGTGGAGCGCCTGCTACGGGGCGGCCATCGCGTGGTGGCGTTCAACCGCAGTCCGGAGAAAACCCACGCCGTGGTCGAAAAGGGAGCCGAGGGGGCCTTCTCGCTTTCGGAATTGGTCTCCAAGCTGACCCCCCCCCGTACGATCTGGGCCATGGTCCCATCGGGTTCGGCCACCGAAGCGACCGTTTTGGAACTCTCTCATTTATTGTCCGCTGGCGACCTGGTCGTGGATGGAGGAAATTCTCGGTACACCGATTCCGTTCGCCGGGCCGGGATCCTGGCCGGGAAGGGACTTCGGTTCATGGACGCCGGGACCTCGGGCGGGATCTGGGGCCTCGAAAACGGATATTGCTTGATGGTGGGGGGGACCCCGGAAGATTATCATCGGTTGGAACCGGCTTTGAAAACCCTGGCGCCGAACGCCGAAGGGGTTTTGCACGCCGGACCGGTGGGCGCGGGCCATTTCACGAAGATGGTTCACAACGGCATCGAGTATGCCCTCATGCAGGGATACGCGGAGGGTTTCGAGATTTTGCGCGCGGCGCCCTTTCCCTTGGACTTGGGCCGGATCTCTCACCTTTGGAACCAGGCCAGCGTGGTCCGGTCCTGGCTTTTGGAGCTCGCCGAACGCGCTTTTGCGAAGGACCCAGATCTGGCGGCGATCAAGGATTACGTGGAGGATTCCGGCGAGGGCCGTTGGACCGTGGAACAAGCGATCCAAACGGGCGTCCCCGCCGATGCCATCGCCCACGCGCTCTTCGCCCGATTCGCCTCCCGCCAGGAGGAATCCTTCGCGGGGAAAGTGCTGGCCGCCCTGCGAAATGAATTCGGCGGCCACGCGGTGAAAGCCAAGTAACCTGTGGGGAATCCCCGCGCTGGAGGCGTTTTTCGAACCAAGGTCCAAGAGCGTTTTTGTTTTGAGACCCGGCCCGACCCTTGCGGGCTGGTGATCTTCGGGGCCTCGGGCGATCTGGCCGAGCGAAAAATATTACCCTCCCTCTTCCGCCTCCGGGTCCGCGGCCAGTTGCCCCGGCGTTTTTACGCCCTCGGCGCGGGTCGGACCGAATTCACGGATGACGTTTTTCGCGAGAGGGCCCGGACCGCCATCACCTCGGCGGTCAAAGACGCTTCCCCGGAGTCCCTGAAAGAGTTCCTTTCCGCCCTCTACTACCAACCGCTTCGCTATGACCAACCGGAAGACTACCGGGCCTTGGCGGATCGTCTCGTTTCCTTGGACCAGGCCCACCAGACCGGGGGGAACCATGCCTTCAACCTCTCCATTCCACCGGGCCTGTACGAATGCGTGATCCGGGAACTGGGTCGCGCGGGGCTGGCTCAGGAACGGGAGAATGGGCACGGGTGGTCCCGCGTCATCATCGAAAAACCATTTGGGCGGGACCTGGAGACCGCCCAAGCCCTGGCGAAGGAAACGCGCCGCGTTTTTAGCGAGGACCAGACTTATCGCATCGACCATTACCTCGGAAAAGAAACCGTTCAAAACATTTTGGTCCTGCGGTTCGCGAACATCTTCTTTGAACCGATTTGGAACCGCAACTACGTGGACCACGTCCAAATCACCGTGGCGGAAAGCATCGGGATCGGGCACCGGGCCGGTTATTACG is a genomic window containing:
- the tal gene encoding transaldolase — its product is MPLLKELLAHGQSVWLDNIHRGMLVSGELKNLIDGGLRGMTSNPSIFEKALGTGTDYDAGLRTLLQEGKSLEDIFESLALEDVCQAADQFRPLHDESKGADGFVSIEVSPLFARDTERTLADARRLWKRAARPNVMIKIPATKEGLPAIERCLADGIPINVTLIFSIERYREVLEAHRRAMETRLVEGKSLAVSTVASFFVSRIDALIDKLIQERIQASSSSTEKDQLLELLGKTAVASAKTAYQVFKTMTGSPAWAPLRKKGVRFQRPLWASTSTKNPHYPDLLYVDSLIGPDTVNTLPPQTLEAFLDHGTVADTLEKGTDEARKVLERLKVHKIDLLQATETLETEGVKLFAEAYHKLIAGLLAKKNALLTPGAKK
- the gnd gene encoding decarboxylating 6-phosphogluconate dehydrogenase: MDIGFVGLGRMGANMVERLLRGGHRVVAFNRSPEKTHAVVEKGAEGAFSLSELVSKLTPPRTIWAMVPSGSATEATVLELSHLLSAGDLVVDGGNSRYTDSVRRAGILAGKGLRFMDAGTSGGIWGLENGYCLMVGGTPEDYHRLEPALKTLAPNAEGVLHAGPVGAGHFTKMVHNGIEYALMQGYAEGFEILRAAPFPLDLGRISHLWNQASVVRSWLLELAERAFAKDPDLAAIKDYVEDSGEGRWTVEQAIQTGVPADAIAHALFARFASRQEESFAGKVLAALRNEFGGHAVKAK